A window from Choristoneura fumiferana chromosome 22, NRCan_CFum_1, whole genome shotgun sequence encodes these proteins:
- the LOC141440285 gene encoding uncharacterized protein has translation MWDRKSTLALIEDIRRFPCLWDTQCDDYRTRAKKIEAYTVLGEKYAVNPKEIDLKFQALKNQFRREHRRLERNEEGLSPKQIYWFGYEHLLFLLNNCVKPARKTNENTSDDAENMEQNSDAEYAEYIEYEALDSEPEKIQPIKFTKVKNKGRTTATEAFKCMRVLAEKVCSRDEFDIYGEYIAHKLRESGRSNREIAIAQHEINKICFKLSMGELQQCDGSMQGSQSNRETESENVRYEFVESDEVQPGM, from the exons ATGTGGGATAGAAAAAGTACGCTTGCACTTATAGAAGATATTCGTCGCTTTCCATGTTTATGGGATACACAGTGTGATGACTACAGAACGCGAGCAAAGAAAATCGAAGCTTACACAGTGTTAGGTGAAAAGTACGCTGTAAATCCAAAAGAGATAGACCTTAAATTCCAAGCCTTGAAAAATCAGTTTCGCCGCGAACATCGTCGTTTGGAGAGAAACGAAGAGGGATTGTCTCCGAAACAGATATATTGGTTTGGATACGAACATTTGTTGTTCCTGCTAAATAACTGTGTGAAACCTGCGCGGAAAACAAACGAGAATACCAGTGACGATGCGGAG AACATGGAACAAAACTCTGATGCTGAGTACGCTGAATACATTGAATACGAGGCTTTAGACAGTGAACCAGAGAAAATACAGCcaattaaatttacaaaagttaaaaataaagggAGAACAACGGCTACCGAAGCATTTAAGTGTATGAGAGTCCTGGCCGAGAAAGTCTGTTCACGGGACGAGTTTGACATATATGGGGAATACATCGCCCACAAGCTAAGAGAATCTGGAAGATCCAATCGTGAGATAGCTATAGCTCAGCACGAGATAAACAAGATATGCTTCAAGTTAAGTATGGGAGAGCTGCAGCAGTGCGATGGTTCAATGCAGGGTTCACAGTCAAATCGTGAGACGGAATCGGAGAATGTAAGGTACGAGTTTGTTGAAAGTGATGAAGTTCAACCTGGGATGTGA